A single Numenius arquata chromosome 15, bNumArq3.hap1.1, whole genome shotgun sequence DNA region contains:
- the CCNJ gene encoding cyclin-J isoform X1: protein MELEAQWWTGQLAADIHQALRYKELKLPSYKGQSPQLHLRRYFADLIAIVSNRFRLCPAARHLAVYLLDLFMDRYDISIQQLHVVALSCLLLASKFEEKEDSVPKLEQLNGLGCMTNMNLVLTKQNLLHMELLLLETFQWNLCLPTAAHFIDYYLSIAVHETDLHDGWPMVCLEKTKLYMAKYADYFLEVSLQDHAFLNYAPSLVATACVASSRIILRLSPTWPTRLHHLTAYSWDFLMPCIERLLIAHDNDVKEANKQKGQHAQSAQHTVFQTPAPAPQQANAQQHIPQYLQAHQSSLQYHHQTSQQQNCQQILSSNHTASYPLQTCPAALQSSVQARGHVQTGAAVSLAVPLEVKPCISVSYNRSYQVNGRYSCVTPCFER from the exons atGGAGCTGGAGGCGCAGTGGTGGACAGGACAGCTGGCTGCCGACATCCACCAAGCTCTTCGCTACAAG GAGCTGAAGCTGCCCTCCTACAAAGGCCAGTCTCCCCAGTTACATCTGAGAAGATACTTTGCAGATCTGATTGCCATTGTGAGCAATCGGTTCAGACTCTGTCCTGCTGCACGACATCTAGCTGTGTATCTGTTGGACCTCTTTATGGATCGTTATGACATATCTATACAGCAGCTGCATGTGGTTGCTCTTTCCTGTTTACTTTTAGCAA GtaaatttgaagaaaaggaagacagtGTTCCCAAACTTGAACAGTTGAACGGCTTGGGTTGTATGACTAACATGAATTTGGTACTAACAAAACAGAATTTGCTTCATATGGAGTTGTTGTTGCTAGAAACATTTCAGTGGAATTTGTGCCTCCCAACTGCTGCTCACTTCATCGACTATTATCTTTCTATTGCTGTCCATGAGACTGATCTTCATGATGGCTGGCCAATGGTTTGCTTAGAGAAGACTAAGTTATATATGGCAAAATATGCTGATTACTTTCTGGAAGTATCACTGCAAG atcatgcatttttaaattatgccCCTTCTTTAGTTGCTACTGCTTGTGTAGCTTCTTCAAGGATTATCTTGCGTCTCTCACCAACATGGCCTACCCGACTGCATCATCTTACCGCGTACTCCTGGGATTTCCTCATGCCATGTATAGAGCGACTGTTAAT TGCACATGATAATGATGTGAaggaagcaaacaagcaaaaaggacAACATGCTCAGTCTGCCCAACATACTGTATTTcagaccccagctccagctccccagcAGGCGAATGCTCAACAGCACATACCACAGTATCTCCAAGCTCATCAGTCTTCGTTACAGTATCACCATCAGACATCACAGCAGCAGAACTGTCAACAGATACTGTCATCTAATCATACAGCATCTTACCCACTTCAGACTTGCCCCGCTGCCTTACAGTCTAGCGTTCAGGCTCGAGGCCATGTACAGACTGGTGCTGCAGTGTCACTAGCAGTTCCGCTAGAAGTGAAGCCATGTATAAGTGTCTCCTACAACCGGAGTTATCAAGTGAATGGACGATATTCCTGTGTCACTCCCTGCTTTGAGAGGTGA
- the CCNJ gene encoding cyclin-J isoform X2, with translation MELEAQWWTGQLAADIHQALRYKELKLPSYKGQSPQLHLRRYFADLIAIVSNRFRLCPAARHLAVYLLDLFMDRYDISIQQLHVVALSCLLLASKFEEKEDSVPKLEQLNGLGCMTNMNLVLTKQNLLHMELLLLETFQWNLCLPTAAHFIDYYLSIAVHETDLHDGWPMVCLEKTKLYMAKYADYFLEVSLQVATACVASSRIILRLSPTWPTRLHHLTAYSWDFLMPCIERLLIAHDNDVKEANKQKGQHAQSAQHTVFQTPAPAPQQANAQQHIPQYLQAHQSSLQYHHQTSQQQNCQQILSSNHTASYPLQTCPAALQSSVQARGHVQTGAAVSLAVPLEVKPCISVSYNRSYQVNGRYSCVTPCFER, from the exons atGGAGCTGGAGGCGCAGTGGTGGACAGGACAGCTGGCTGCCGACATCCACCAAGCTCTTCGCTACAAG GAGCTGAAGCTGCCCTCCTACAAAGGCCAGTCTCCCCAGTTACATCTGAGAAGATACTTTGCAGATCTGATTGCCATTGTGAGCAATCGGTTCAGACTCTGTCCTGCTGCACGACATCTAGCTGTGTATCTGTTGGACCTCTTTATGGATCGTTATGACATATCTATACAGCAGCTGCATGTGGTTGCTCTTTCCTGTTTACTTTTAGCAA GtaaatttgaagaaaaggaagacagtGTTCCCAAACTTGAACAGTTGAACGGCTTGGGTTGTATGACTAACATGAATTTGGTACTAACAAAACAGAATTTGCTTCATATGGAGTTGTTGTTGCTAGAAACATTTCAGTGGAATTTGTGCCTCCCAACTGCTGCTCACTTCATCGACTATTATCTTTCTATTGCTGTCCATGAGACTGATCTTCATGATGGCTGGCCAATGGTTTGCTTAGAGAAGACTAAGTTATATATGGCAAAATATGCTGATTACTTTCTGGAAGTATCACTGCAAG TTGCTACTGCTTGTGTAGCTTCTTCAAGGATTATCTTGCGTCTCTCACCAACATGGCCTACCCGACTGCATCATCTTACCGCGTACTCCTGGGATTTCCTCATGCCATGTATAGAGCGACTGTTAAT TGCACATGATAATGATGTGAaggaagcaaacaagcaaaaaggacAACATGCTCAGTCTGCCCAACATACTGTATTTcagaccccagctccagctccccagcAGGCGAATGCTCAACAGCACATACCACAGTATCTCCAAGCTCATCAGTCTTCGTTACAGTATCACCATCAGACATCACAGCAGCAGAACTGTCAACAGATACTGTCATCTAATCATACAGCATCTTACCCACTTCAGACTTGCCCCGCTGCCTTACAGTCTAGCGTTCAGGCTCGAGGCCATGTACAGACTGGTGCTGCAGTGTCACTAGCAGTTCCGCTAGAAGTGAAGCCATGTATAAGTGTCTCCTACAACCGGAGTTATCAAGTGAATGGACGATATTCCTGTGTCACTCCCTGCTTTGAGAGGTGA